The nucleotide window TCCGGCCAGGGGTGCTCAGAAAGCTATGGCCGGGCTCAGCAGCTTGGCTCTTTCCTGGGGTCACCGACTCGTGTCCTCTATTTGACTTCTCTTCAGCCACCTGGCAAATGCCCTCCCTgacccactgcccctcccctgccaacAGCTAGAGAGGAACCTGGACACTGAGGCAGTCTAACCCATTCCACTGGGTTACTGGTGTTGTAAGTTTCAGGGACTTTCTAGAAGTAGCAGCAGCTAACATCCATGGAGCATTTTTGTGAACCAGACCCTACACCCAGCATTTGTGCCTCACCTCTTTTAATCCTTCCAGCAGCGCCATTAGACAGGGATACGAGTATCTCCAGCTTACAGATGGGGAGAGTATGACCCGGAGAGGGAAAAGAGCttgccaaaataaaaagtaacagagCTGGGATCGGGACAATAGGGATCCAAATCCTGGGTCCCCTTGAACCTGGCCTcaagcccagggctggggcctgCCGCCCGCCAAACACACCCGTCCCCCACTGCCATGTCCCCTGCCCAGTGTCATCTCCCTCAGGCCTCGGGCCCTGGGGGTGCTACACCCCACAACGGCTGAGGCGCCACTTCAGACCAAGCTGCCCAGATCCCCATGGCCGGCTCAGCCCGTCAGGGAGGCAAGATGGTGAGTTCTCTCGTTTCACCCACTGTCTCCGTGATTCCTGGTGTTCACCGCTGCTGTGGCTGACGGGACAGGAGGCTCATGGGTAAAGGTAGAAATCGTAGCAAACCCCGGAGGCGCCTCATCCCGCCTTCCTCAAGGCAGGCTTGGTTCCCCTCCTGCCCTTCTCAGAATCTGTCCAAACAATGTCCTGGGCCTCTTTGGTCCATTTCTCCAcagctgcccccttcccctgTGCCTTGGCCTGCCTCAAGGATCAGATTTCGGGCCTTTTTGTTCTTATTCCAACTGGCCACCGTCCACATCCCTCCTCCCCAGGACACTGTGCTCCCAGCTCTGCAAACCATGTGCACTGGGGGCCCTCGAGCTGCCTCCTCAGTGGCCCTGTTTGCATCTCTGAGCAAATGTAAGTTCCACTCACAGCGTTCCGACTGATTTTTGTGAGGAACTCCTTCAAAGAGAAGGATCCCTAAGTTTTGGAAACAAGATTCAACTTGATTAAGAGCAGAGAGATGTCAGAGGCCTGGGTGACACAGGGAGGCTATGACAATCCCACATGCCATGGCCACTTGTCCCGACTCCAAGGGGAGTCCTTCTTTCATAATTGCACTTGCCCTCCTTTCATAATTCCAGGTCCGCTTTCCTTATCTGTAATTTCAAACCCAAAAAGCTTGAAAAGCCTATTTGTTTTGGTAAGTTTGGCATCGGAATTTATTTGGGGACAAAAATGGGTTGTGGACTTTGGGAACTATTCATAGTTTTCCGTAAGAATAACGAAATGCTGCCCCAGGTTCCGCCAGAGGCTCACGTGATACTTGGCAAAAGCACGATATTAGCTTTCTAAAGTCCCTAATGTTCTGAATTTGGAAACGCATCCACCCCGGGAGGCAGTCGATTCCAGCCCCGGGGCCCGCACCAGCCCCGACTGACCACGAAGcgtgtgctgggctctgggctacTTCAGCTCAGAGGGGCTGAGTGATGTTGCTCCCGGCACAGAGCCCGGTCAGTGGCGGCGCCTGGACTTGAACCCCCATGCCCTCGCTTCAGCTGCCACGCTGAACTGCCAGATGGCATTTGCCTTTTCCCTTCAGTGCAAACAAACAGTCCACCAAAATCGCCAGAGCTGAGAAATACGGGAGCTGGGCAAGGGGCACCGAGCGAGAGACCCCTGCCTGTGGGGTGAAGATGGCCAGTTCCCTTTTCCAGCAGGCCGGGAATTGCCTCAGTGGGGCTGAGCCCGGAACAGGGAGAACCACGTGGTCAGCAGGCGCCACAACCGCTGTCCACCTGCAGGGAGCACCGCTCGTATTCCGCCGTCCCCACACAGCATCAGTTTCGAGGGCCACATTTCAGCCCCCAGAAACGGGATCTGGAGACTCAGGGCCAAGAGTTAGTCTTAGTGATAGCAAACCGTCATTGGCAAGTATCTCGTGCCGCGAGACCCCGTTCAAAAATCTTTAGATGTATTACTGCGTTTAATGTTCAACCAACCTGTCAGAACACTTCACTGAGGACTGGTTCCCAGGTGCGGAGCTCTCATGAGGCATGGAGGAAAAAGACACGGGTCCTATCCTCCAGGGGCTGCCCTGGTCACACTCATCCGGGGCCCTCAGAAGAGAGGTCAGCCCCGACAGCTACTTCCCACAGGCCAGGTTCTTGGCCAAGCTGTCCTCCTCGGCTTCTCTACAGAAAAGGGAGCCCGCATGGGAGATGGAAGTACCCGGGACTGTCTGGAGAAGcttcctggaggggagggcacCTGAGGAGCTGTAGGAGTGGGACAGGAGCCAGAAGGTGGGAAGGGACAGCCAGGCACAGGGAATGGCAGGAGTAAGGCTGCGAATGCAGAGTGGGCCAGGAATTACGAGCATTCCGGATGATAGAAGTCAAGTGCCAGATGGGCCTGAAGAGTACCGAGTCTAAGAAGGCACATGGAGCCTCTGGAAACTTCTGAGCAAATGTGAAACACGGTCAGTTCTCTGTTATATGTGGTCACTTGAAGGTAGTGTTTGCAGTGATGGCTGCTTTATTGGGGGAAACCACTTTAAGAGACAACTCTGAGTTCAGACAAAGAGCCAAGAGGACCTGAACTCAGGGAAGGCTGAGGTCCCTCCCCAAAGGAGGGACCAGGATAAACAGCACCCTGGGTAGGCAGGCATCTGACATGGTCCCCAGTGACCCCTGCCTCCTGGTAGTCACACCTTATGTTTGTATCTAAAGAACAGAATAGAGCAGAAGAGGTGGGACATCACTTTCAAGACGAGGTTCTAAAGACCGTGACCTCTGACTTGCTGGCactccctttcctctcttgctggcactccctttcctctcttgctgGCACATTCTGTCTTGCTTACTCAGATGaaaccagctgccatgttgtgagatGCTCTATGAGGAGGCCCACATGGCAAGGAAGCAGGGGAGGCCACTAGCCAAGAGTTCATGAGGAACCGAGGCCTCAGTCCAACCACCTGCAAGGAACTGCTTCCTGCCAACAACCTCGGGAGTGAACTTGGAAGGAGAACCTTCCTGGTTGAGCTGGAGATGACCACAAACTTATGAGCGACTCACAGTCAAAAGACCCAGCTAGGTGATGCCAGGACTCCTGGCCCACGGAAACTGTGAGGTGATACACGAGTGTTGTTTTAAGCAGAtgttttggagtaatttgttacCCGGCAAGAGACAACCCATTCCACTTCCTGAGTGGATAACCAACACAGGCAGCGACTGGAGCACTGACGAGGGCCAACTGTGGTCCACACCACTCAGGAAGGACCAGCTGAGTCTAGCGGTCAGATTGTaggagatgagggagagggagaagtcacAGTGATTTTGGGAAGAGCACAGGCTCTGAACTAAGACTTCCTGGTTTCCGGTTCCTGCTCTGCCCCTGGCTGtatgactctgggcaagtcatttcaactctctgagcctcagtttctttgtagAATGGAGACGCTAAGAGTAACTACTTTCTACGTACCTGTCCTTTTCATTTGGAACCTGCTCAGCAGAAGTTTGCTGGGCCATTTCTAGAAGGCTCCATGTGTAAGCCTTATGCCAGCAGGGACAAGATTTAAATGCTTCGGTGCAATTTCCTTGCATCCTGCAATGTGTCTGCTAGCCTTGGGTGAGGGAACACGCCACGCGGCGCAGGGCAGAGCCTTGCCTTCCCCTGGTCCCCTTCCCCTGGCAGCACCTTCTGGGTACACGTTTCCTCCCAGAGGAGTTAAGTGGCCCACACAGGAACTGAAACCATAACCTTGGCCTCATTAATACTGCAGTTGGACCACACGGAATTTGGCTGAAATAGACTTTTCCCAAGTCAAGTCTGGGCTCAGAGAGGACTACAGCCACGTTTGCTTCCAGAGCCAGGTCGCCAATAGCATAAGACACGGTTCTTAGTTCCAGAACCAAGGACCGCCACTGGACATGAGATCGTCTTACCTGTCTGGGCAGAGAAGGCATGGAGTCCCGCGCCCCCAGTCGCTGAAAGCGCTGGGGCTGCTGCATCATCTGGTGCAGAAGGAATGATGAGTGGTCAGGCTGTGGCAGTGGTGGCAGCAAAGTGGCAGTAGCGGTGGACAAGGTGGTGGTGGAAGAGGCCGGCGGTGCCTGCTGCAGGTAGTGGAGCAGGGACGTCTGCCTAGAGGTGGCGGGCACGGGGGGCACCTTCTGGGGGCCCGGCTCGGAAACGAAGTGCGACAGGGGCTTGGTGTTGCCGAAGGTAAAGGGCTCCGGGATTCCAGGGCCGGGACTGGGCAGCCCCTGCTGCATGATCACGCTCAGGGTTTTGGATGAGTCGTTGGTCAAGGGCTTAAAGATGGTGCTCGTTGACTGCCggggcggcggtggcggcggcggcggctgcgttAGCGGGTGGCCAGAGGGTGTGAGGCTCCGGATGAGGGAGCACTGCGGAGTGAAGGACTGCTGCGGCAAGCCCGGGCTGGAGAGCTTCTCCGGCCGGTACGGGGGGGAGGGCCCCGCGTTGCTGGCAGGCAGGGCGGACAGCAGGTGCCCGGGAGGACTTTTGACTCCGGAGGACACCAGGTTGGCCAGGATGGAGCTCTGTGGGTTGAACTGCGGCTGCTGActgagagcagggctggggagctTCTCAGGAGTGTAGAGCATGGCGGGCCCCAGGGCAGTGGTACCGCCCGACGCCAGGCTGGCGAGTAAGGCATTGGGGGAGGCTTGGAAGGCGCTCCCCGGCAGGTTGCTGGACGCCATGCAGGACACCATGAGGCTCTGAGGGCTGAACTGCGGTGGCGGTTGCGGAGATGGTACCGGGCGGTAAGACGGGGACATGCCCGGAGGTGGCAGGCCCGACCAGCTGGGGCTGGGCGCCTGTGGCCTACTAGCGGACCCCTGCTTGCTGGCCGCCAGCACCTTCAGCTGGTGGGCGTGATGCCACTGCGGCACTGGGACTGGGGGCAAAGCGGCCGGGGGCACCCCCGGGGCCTGGCTCTTGGCATGCGCCACCGAAGAGCTGGGCGAGGCCCCCTGCTTACTTGGCGGGGGGATCCCATAGCTGATCCCAGCCGGGGAGGGCGGGACTTGAAGCGACGGCCCCGCCCCCGTGAGCTGGCTGCAACTCGAAGCAAACTCTTTGCTGGTACCGAGGCTCTCCAAGTGGGGCATCTGCACTGGAGGCTTGGGAGTGGTACCCAGGGTCGCCTGCGGGTGTTCTAAGACCAGTGGTTCTTCCGGCTTGCTGCCCAGGATCTTCTCGAGATCGAGGTCATTCGGAGAAGGTTCTTGAATTTTTGTTAGTTCCTCCAGGAGTTCTTGAAGTTCCTGGTCCACAGCCGGCACGCTGTTGGCTTTGTCATAGTAGGGCCCAGGGGGTCCTTTCAGTCCCACTTCTGCAGCCGGCGGCACCACGAATGGCGAGCCCATGACGCTGCCGTTCATGGGATTCGTCTCAAGGGGTAACGAATGGCCCGCTCCTGCCATGGCTGTGGCACTGGGGTTCATCGTTAGCGGAGGAACCTGCAGCTCCACACAGGCCGTGCTGGGGTGGGCACTCGGGCCCATAGAAAGGGTAACGTCTTCCAGGCAAGGCCTCTTGATTTTATTAGGGTAACCCCCATCAGCCATGCCTGGAAACTGGAAATCgtctccttcctgtctccttttAACGGGTCcctgtggcagaaagagaaagagaaagagagagggagagagaaatttttatAAAGCCTTGGCACATGAAAGCTAATGAACAGGAAACGTGCAAGATAAAACATCTCTCCATTTCGGGACTTATAGTTGTCAAAACTATATAATACAGCCTATTTTGGGAACCCTAATGCTGGCTTCTTTGTTGCTGTGTTTCATGTAAACTGTCTTGTTACACTTCGAATTAGGAATTATGCTGTCTGTGTACCGAACACCACAGGAAGTCCCACAAAGGATCTTCTCTGCCCGCGTAAGGGGGAGCTCAGTTCGGCCGTGTGGAAGCCACGGAAAGAGGTGTGTCCTAGGCGAGCGTTTGAGGGCGCACTGCGAGCACCTGTCTACAGAGACCCCCATTACTAAGAAGGGAAAGCCTAATGTAGATGTTGAACTTTTAGATTGCCTCCCTGTCTTGGTTAAATGTATCAGACTAAGGTCTGCAATGGGACCACAATAGAGCCTTTGGAGGGAAGCAGATCTGGCTGTGGGCTTTGGGGCAGCTGGCTGAGCTATCCTGTCTGGGGGAAACACAAGTTGCAGACCGATCACAGGGGCACGGGCACCTctatttctacacacacacatacacacacactctgctAGGTACATGCAAAAAATCGCTTGGAAGAACATATATGTGACCATTTGGAGCAGTCATCTCTTGGGGGTGACTGGCGAGGCCCTTTCTATTCTCTACGGTTTGGtattgcttgtttgtttttactgagaATGACTtataaccaccccccccccagagtATAAAGTTATCTAAATAAGAAATTCCTCTCTGCAGGTGCATCCTTAGGTTGGGGAGATATGGAACAACAGGAAAAGGACCCAATCTGCGATCTGCACCTTGGGGGAACTGCTCTCCATTTATAAAAGCATAGCCTTTGGGAACAAAGCAGTTAGTGATGCAGTATTTCCTACTCGTTCGAGGCTCCATACAATCATCTGTGGCTGTCATGTTAATGACTGTGACCCGCAAGTGGAGGGAAAAgcgagtggggtggaggggaggaatgTGTAGGAAGAGAGGAGCTTGGAAAACACCTCCATGCCAACAGGGGAGGAGGGAAACGGAGGACCCTTGAAAATGGCCCTGCTGTAAGAAATCCAactgtaacttttgactcccctgaaacttaactactaacagcctactgtGGACTGGGGACCTTATGGTAACCTTGGGTAGGTTAACACAGATTTGGGATGTTCTACGTATTGTTATTAGAGCCTTACAACAAAGggagctagagaaaagaaaatgttactaagaacatcataaggaagagaagacGCATTCACAGTTCCTTCCTGTATTTCTCCTGAAGAAAACTGTGTCATTCACACCTGTGTTGTTTAAGGGGCAACCGTGTTTCTCCTGAAGCAAATTTTTGTGTAAGAATCCCCCTGTTTAGCTATAGAAGTCTCACTGGGACAATTGTTGTTGGTCCTTTGATGTCTCCTCATGCTTGGCTCACTGGTGAGGGAGGTGGGGTCAACGTGTGTGGGTGGCCCCCAGCTAGCGCCACACTGGCCGTGACTGTCATGACAGAGTGAACATCCAAAGAGATTCCCCCAGGGCTGCACATCTCGGGCTCTGGTGCTCATCAGACTCCCCAAGACATATCCAGattcccagccccccaccccaaatgaaCTGTTTCACTCTCGTCCAgagcgggggggcgggggggggggggagacagggATCTGAGTCTTTTTGAAGCTCCTGGGCTGATTCTGATGCTAAATGCCTCATCTCATTGATGCTGCTCTGAGATCCTGCAGCACCTAGTAAACCCTCCCTAACTTGCGGCTGCCATTACCAAGGGCAGCCATGCCATGCCAAAAGGTCCATTGGGACCTTTTCCCGTCCTAGGAGAGACAGGGGCTCTGACACCCAGGGAAGGGAAAGGTCTTGCCCAGAGCTGCTTGGCTGCAGgccccctccctgacccctcaGCTGCCTCTCAAGCTGAGGCCTTGACCCGCCCTGATGGGAGGACACTGTCTCATTGCCACAGAAAGGGCTCCACCCACTGGAGTGAGGGAGCTTGcctccttctttgcctcttctctgCAACGTGGACAAGGGCACTTTGAGGGGCAGCTCTGCCATCAAATCCACCTGGGGCTGAGGTTCTCGGGGTCGGCAAGAACGGGCTGGGCACGAGAAGCGGCCTCTCCATTCACCTGTGCCCACTCTTCCATCCGGGAGCAGTGGACTCTGTCTCGGCCCACACCAGGTGTTCAGTAAACAGCAGCTGAATGAATCAATGGACAAATGAACCAAATGACCTGGTGTGCAGGGGGCTCTGCTACATGTTTTCCTGGccattcattcagtcaatcaTGGGCCAGCCCACAAACAAGTCACTGAGTCCCAAACTGATTCTGTTTCATCGGCATTCTCCCAAGGAGTTCAGAGAATTCCAATATATTGAAAGTAGAAATGGATGAAATGGATCAATAGGGGATGAGTGGGGGCGGGTTCTAGCCCAGATCCCCTTCAGGGAACTCAAGCTGGCTATGGCTGGGCCCAGGGTGCTGCTGGCGAGGTGGCAGACTGGGATGCAGGTGCCACGACGCTTAAGTCCACGTAGTCGAGGCAGGGGGAGGATGGAGTGGGAGGAACGGGATGGAAGGGAGGCCTGGAGCAGACTCTGTGGGTTCTTGGACCTTTTCCTTAGTCGTTCGTCTGCCATCACTTTGCTGGGACCAGGgtagcaggaggtgggggagggctgggcatGACCACGAGATGCAGTACCTCACAGGAGGAACTGCTGGCACGGGGCAAGGGGAAGCGGTCTCTAACTCTTGAGGCCTATGCATATAACTTTTCAGGCCGCCAAGCCTATGCTCCCCACTCAGTTCCGATGCTGGGACCCAGCCGGCTCCTCAACAGCCAAGCGGACCCTGGGGCACCCCTGTAGGGTGTTGGGGGCTAGCCCACTGCTGGGGAATCCAGTTTGCCCAAGTGGGTGCTGCCCTGGCTGCTCGAAGTCGGCAGCTGGATGTCTCACTGGACACTTTGGGAGGATGCCTAATCAGGGGCCGGGCCGGCCTTGCTGTCCCTGAGGGTGCAgcagggggtcgggggggggCACGGTGCTGGCCGGGGCTCAGCTTCAGCGGGGCAAGCGGGAGCCTCTTTTGTGCTTCCCTTTTTCAATGGACTTAAGAGAGACTTGGCTTTGTTGGAGGCCTCGGCTCTGTGTTTCGGGTGTGAGGCTGAGAGCTTTCAACAGCCAGCCCGAAGCCCGGCCGAGCCTGCACGAGGCcaagggaaggaggctgggtTCACGCAGAGGTGCTCACTGAGGCCTGGAGGTCTACTGACTTCTGCCCCTAGATAGCTACATTTAGGGCAATGTCATGTTGTTAGTGGCAAGTCCCTCACGAAAGCTTCCAGACCCTTCTAAACGAACCTTCCAGCTTTGCCCCTGGGCCATTTTCCAGTCTCTGTGGAGCCTACAGCAGCAAACTATTGGTCCCAGCTAGCAGCAGCCCCCCTTTCCTCAGGCCACATATTGTACACAATCCTGCCACTCACTGtgagatttttttatatatataataagcagatcaggaaaaaaaaaaaaagtaaatcagtaGAAAGTGGTGGGATTTCCAGAGAGTACATCTCAATCTTCTCTTtttacagaaaacagaatgggatGTGATTTGCctgtggtcacacagctagttagtggACAAGGACAACAGGGCAAGGACACAGGTCCACCTGTGTTAGACCCCAGGTGTCCCGACTCCCAGCCTGAGCCGTCACAGGTCAATctttggtgggggtggagggacagggtggggaggagaagtgggGGAGTTCCCTggcatcttttaaaaaggaatggcCATCGCTAACcccatttcacaagcagaccgaGCCACGGATGTGATCCCCACAACCCTATGAACATTCACTGAGATGCATTTGAAAGCATGTGATGGCTTCTGCACCCcttaaataatgagaaaagtaAGGCAACCCTTCTGATAGGGGCCAAGTTCAGCTCTGTAGTCAGTATTATTTCTGGTTCCGTCTGAACAATGACATGgtgattctttcctttctccatttttagtCCAGAAGGACAAAAAGGGCAAAAGTTTCTTGGAAAAGGTCTAGATTATGAGAGTACAGTCCAGGTTTATAAGATGGgcataagaagaaaaaggaatatgatatatgtatgtgtatttgtgtgtgtgtgtgtgtgtgtgaaaaatacataaatatatcacTCTTCCCCAAGAAATATAGCAGGCTGTTATAAACCCTTCATTTTGAAACTCTGACCAGAGGTTTAACATGGACACAAACATGTGCAGAGTTCTCGCTGGAGGCTAAAGGTCACCAGGAGGCATCGGTTCAGGGAACCTCATTTTCCCTGCAGAGGTCGCCGGGCACATGGGTCCATGACAAAATGGTCAAAAAGGTGGAAATGACCATCAGCTTATTAGATTCTGTCCCCCCCCCTCAGCTGGTGGCTCCCACAGGTCAGCTTGGGCCAGTCTGCCGCtacttctctgagtctctctcAAGCATGTCTGTAGTCCATCAAATCTTTCTTCCGCACAGTTCTCCGTTTCTGGAGTTTCCAAGCGTTGGCCAGCTACATTGGATCTCAAGCCCTTGGAGACAAGGATAGTCCCTAGCAGACCTGCTTAGAAGGAAGGAGTAAAGGCATTATGGGGCGTGATGGAGGTAGCCCCAGAATGGATAAGACAATGTTGCAGCAGGACTGGGCTTTCAGGAACTgagagaggatggaaggaagggagagggggaagaataTGTCCAGATCCACACGGGGGATAAGGTTAGGATCCGCGTGTATATTGTATGTTTCACTtgcatgtttgtttttcagaaagatCTCCTCACAAATTGAAACTGACCTTTTTGTAGCTCAAACAGGATTTTCAGCATTTCCAGAATTGCAAGACATGAGGCTTTGGACAATCCCACGGAGGCTGGGAGTGCCAGGGAACCCTGACTGCTGACTGGCTCCAAGAGGAGTCAGTTTGTCTCAAGCACAAATCTCTGCTAACAGGTGGTTTGAAGCAAGAATCTCAACCTCCAAATGGGGAATCTCTTGGTGTCCTTGCCTTGCGCTGAGCCGGCAGATACTGTAGCCTTGGCCCCTGACGTaggcagtggcaggcaggggggcaggaTGGAGCCCTGGAAGAGGCACCAGAAGACCTGCATTTAAGTCCTAGCTCTTCTGtttgctgtgtgactgtggggtGAATCActccccctctctgagcctcagtatcTTTTTATGTGAAATGGGTCCTGGGCCTGCCCTGTGTGCCTCACAGCGTCAGTGAAGCAGGTGCATCACGAGCTGTAATTGCCACTGATCTCATTCTCCAGGCCCTGGGTCCCCATGCTGCCCTATGGCCCTCCAGCGTAGGCCTCAGTTTGCCCTCCGACAAATAAGGACACGCCCActgggagtggagggaggcaAGGGACGTGAGCAGCCTAGTCCCTATGGCCCCGCAGCACTGCCCCACCCCTGGGTCCTGTCACGCTGCTGCAGCACTCTGACGCCCCGTCCTGAGGACCTGGGCTTCAGCGAGCGTCGACCAGAGCCATCTaagcagcagccccagcaaatGCATTTTCTAGAACTGCGTTCTTCCTTTCTGTAGTGGACATACAGCAGCTGGAAGTGTTGGCAACTCCTAAAGATGCCCCCATACCTGGAGGCTTATGTAGCTTTAAGGAGCTCGTAACTCatatcacccccccaccccggaaagACCTGAGGTGTTGTGCCCCCAAACAAGGGGTTCTTGAGCCCTAAGCCTTGCACTCCTAGCTCTTCAGAACTTCCAGACCCGGAGAGACAGGCTCATGTCAGGACTGGTGAGGCCTGGAGCCTGGGAGAGATGCATCCATGGGCCAGCTTTTCGGACTCTCAGGTTGGCCCTTCTTTGCAGGAGGAAACTCTGCCCTGCTTTCCTCCAAACACATTCCCATGTGGCATCACCAGTGGGATAAGGATGATCACTTCTGGGGAGGACGGAAAGATGGAGTCAGTCTCAAATGGTTGGACCCATTTGGCAAGGCAGGCCAACGGATGGAACCggggctgcctggggctggaATGGAAGCTGAGGGTCGAAGGCAAAGGCCCTGCCCCGATCCAGACAAACCTGTGTGTGCAGGACCCAGGTTAACAAGCTTCATCAGTGTCCCACTGGAATGCGGCTGACGAGCCTGGAACCATGCAAAGAAGGGGAACAGTGGAGGCAGAGCTGAGGCTCAAGGCCACACACCGATGGCAGAGGCCACCAGGGCCACTGGGCAGACCCTCCTCACTTCCCTCTGGGCTGGGCTTCCAAGGACCCAGTGATATGACCTCTCCTAGGTCCCTAACccattctgggcctcagtttccccagctgtaaaggtctcttctcccccacccaggAGGGTCTCTCTCCCTGGGGTGACAGTAGGCCAGGAGCAGCCCAATGGCCCACAAGCGCCCTGGCCACGAGCAGGATGTGCATGCTGTTGGCAGCTGCAGACTCTTACAGAAAGCATACCCTCCCCCAGTCCAGTGAGGGGTCAGATGATGGTCCTCCCCAAATATCTCTAGGATGTTTTAATAAGGAATTACTTGAATGCATGTGtacctctgtgtgtatgtgcgtgtgtgtgtatgtctgtgcaCTAGCAGCATTAGTGCTGAGCACAGCAGCTGTGCACTAGCTGAATCTGGAAAGGCAGCCGACAGTTTGGGTCAAGTGAGCCGTGTTCACATGCATCTCGTTTAGGGTCCTACCAAATCACCAGGAAGCCTGCCATCTCCCCAGCTAACTCAATGGGCCTATGACAGTCAGTGGTGCTGTTTTAAAGGCTATTCCTGAAGATCTATCAAGAATGAGAActcgtctcagggtcctgggatcaagccccacatcgggctctctgctgagcagggagcctgtttcctcctctctctctctctctgcctgcctctctgcctgcttgtgatttctctctgtgtgtcaaataaataaaatcttaaaaaaaaatgcttatattgaaaacattggggcgcctgggtggctcagtgggttaagccgctgccttcggctcaggtcatgatcccagggtcctgggatcgagtcccgcatcgggctcgctgctcagcaggaagcctgcttcccttcctctctctctgcctgcctctctgcctacttgtgatctctctctgtcaaataaataaataaaatctttaaaaaaaaaaaaaaagaatgagaactcGGCAATGGGCTCAGTCAGTCGTCTGGGCCTCTGTCCCCCCACCTGCCCGCCCTTAACCACTCCACCAACCACTGTTGCAACTTTGCATCTCTCCAGCAGAAT belongs to Lutra lutra chromosome X, mLutLut1.2, whole genome shotgun sequence and includes:
- the MAMLD1 gene encoding mastermind-like domain-containing protein 1 isoform X1, encoding MDEWKSRLVIKSMVPHFGTVGNRQEPRKLQESGPVKRRQEGDDFQFPGMADGGYPNKIKRPCLEDVTLSMGPSAHPSTACVELQVPPLTMNPSATAMAGAGHSLPLETNPMNGSVMGSPFVVPPAAEVGLKGPPGPYYDKANSVPAVDQELQELLEELTKIQEPSPNDLDLEKILGSKPEEPLVLEHPQATLGTTPKPPVQMPHLESLGTSKEFASSCSQLTGAGPSLQVPPSPAGISYGIPPPSKQGASPSSSVAHAKSQAPGVPPAALPPVPVPQWHHAHQLKVLAASKQGSASRPQAPSPSWSGLPPPGMSPSYRPVPSPQPPPQFSPQSLMVSCMASSNLPGSAFQASPNALLASLASGGTTALGPAMLYTPEKLPSPALSQQPQFNPQSSILANLVSSGVKSPPGHLLSALPASNAGPSPPYRPEKLSSPGLPQQSFTPQCSLIRSLTPSGHPLTQPPPPPPPPRQSTSTIFKPLTNDSSKTLSVIMQQGLPSPGPGIPEPFTFGNTKPLSHFVSEPGPQKVPPVPATSRQTSLLHYLQQAPPASSTTTLSTATATLLPPLPQPDHSSFLLHQMMQQPQRFQRLGARDSMPSLPRQREKQRSGLTAMTPEQRSAYIAQQMSQFQAVQEQVTSKCSQTKARSPCSQPMIPPRAGLLQNNPNPAMIPPTRHQSRKGMDMASLTPTPGNQQGIFNPNPPFPIPSGLGQNPPGSARLQIAKAIPPGAPLPGFCPRPLGSQLPSPHQLRQPCVPRNPTVLKDAAWVAAAAAGTTVVSREHPLSHIDLSIRPHLESNSIFTKAPTRAPVGSPTFPSQQAVVPPNQVAPGGRPGQKVSFGLLGNQSLRQNPVQGPVLVSSATKSLQQGMAGFGPVSPIEGIEPPSYVAAAIATSQSLGPFSRMGSPPELPPYDFLAPPQPQLNGVLSAPDYSEVDFIDALLKGPRGSPEEGWVCNLRLIDDVLEEHASAAATAAATTAVPQSAGGL
- the MAMLD1 gene encoding mastermind-like domain-containing protein 1 isoform X2; translation: MDEWKSRLVIKSMVPHFGTVGNRQEPRKLQESGPVKRRQEGDDFQFPGMADGGYPNKIKRPCLEDVTLSMGPSAHPSTACVELQVPPLTMNPSATAMAGAGHSLPLETNPMNGSVMGSPFVVPPAAEVGLKGPPGPYYDKANSVPAVDQELQELLEELTKIQEPSPNDLDLEKILGSKPEEPLVLEHPQATLGTTPKPPVQMPHLESLGTSKEFASSCSQLTGAGPSLQVPPSPAGISYGIPPPSKQGASPSSSVAHAKSQAPGVPPAALPPVPVPQWHHAHQLKVLAASKQGSASRPQAPSPSWSGLPPPGMSPSYRPVPSPQPPPQFSPQSLMVSCMASSNLPGSAFQASPNALLASLASGGTTALGPAMLYTPEKLPSPALSQQPQFNPQSSILANLVSSGVKSPPGHLLSALPASNAGPSPPYRPEKLSSPGLPQQSFTPQCSLIRSLTPSGHPLTQPPPPPPPPRQSTSTIFKPLTNDSSKTLSVIMQQGLPSPGPGIPEPFTFGNTKPLSHFVSEPGPQKVPPVPATSRQTSLLHYLQQAPPASSTTTLSTATATLLPPLPQPDHSSFLLHQMMQQPQRFQRLGARDSMPSLPRQTHVDKTCKLGEARHPQVSLGRQPPSCQALGSESFLPSSSFAHELARVTSSYSTSEAAPWGGWDPKAWRQVPAPLLPSCDAVAREAEIRSYGNDP